A single region of the Leptothrix cholodnii SP-6 genome encodes:
- a CDS encoding dienelactone hydrolase family protein, which translates to MPSIDSCLRACSRLAAWMGALALGLSAQAHAQTLIADMSAGPPSGAYAFASTTPRTFADLIRNPGQGEPAQPVGHLFLPPGEGKVGAVIFVPGSGGIYSAMLDYWPKQFNAAGIALFSLDLFGPRGVKSTAEDQSQVPFAADTADAFAALKLLATHPRIDRNRIAVMGASRGGITAWRSAAQRLITAQNLPDGLRFAAHIPMYAGGCVGSFRLAVRPGVFGKAPMFWVHGDADDYTPIGPCSDYAALIGQAGTPTEFLTLEGARHKFDADGRGRIQVRGAQRTLAGCPIQLDIDTLVFSNRFTGERLSAEALENVRKSACSAVGASVESNVAARDNAAKGILAFLARVYAR; encoded by the coding sequence ATGCCATCGATCGACTCATGCCTGCGTGCCTGCAGCCGCCTTGCCGCCTGGATGGGCGCGCTCGCGCTGGGCCTGTCGGCCCAGGCCCACGCGCAGACCCTGATCGCCGACATGTCCGCCGGTCCGCCCAGCGGCGCCTACGCCTTTGCCAGCACCACGCCCAGGACCTTCGCCGACCTGATCCGCAACCCCGGCCAGGGCGAGCCGGCGCAGCCGGTCGGCCACCTGTTCCTGCCCCCGGGCGAGGGCAAGGTCGGCGCGGTGATCTTCGTGCCGGGTTCGGGCGGCATCTACAGCGCCATGCTCGACTACTGGCCCAAACAGTTCAACGCCGCCGGCATCGCGCTGTTCTCGCTCGACCTGTTCGGCCCGCGCGGTGTCAAGAGCACTGCCGAGGACCAGTCGCAGGTGCCGTTCGCGGCCGACACGGCCGATGCGTTTGCCGCGCTCAAGCTGCTGGCCACGCATCCGCGCATCGACCGCAATCGCATCGCGGTGATGGGCGCGTCGCGTGGCGGCATCACCGCCTGGCGCTCGGCGGCGCAGCGCCTGATCACCGCGCAGAACCTGCCCGACGGCCTGCGGTTTGCGGCCCACATCCCGATGTACGCGGGCGGCTGCGTCGGCAGCTTCCGGCTGGCGGTCAGGCCCGGCGTGTTCGGCAAGGCGCCGATGTTCTGGGTGCACGGCGACGCCGACGACTACACGCCGATCGGCCCGTGCAGCGACTACGCCGCGCTGATCGGCCAGGCCGGCACGCCCACCGAGTTCCTGACGCTCGAAGGCGCGCGCCACAAGTTCGATGCCGACGGCCGCGGGCGCATCCAGGTGCGCGGCGCGCAGCGCACGCTGGCAGGCTGCCCGATCCAGCTCGACATCGACACGCTCGTGTTCTCGAACCGGTTCACCGGCGAGCGGCTGTCGGCCGAGGCGCTGGAAAACGTCCGCAAGAGCGCCTGCAGCGCCGTCGGCGCGTCGGTCGAGAGCAACGTGGCGGCGCGCGACAACGCGGCCAAGGGCATCCTGGCCTTCCTGGCCCGGGTGTACGCGCGTTGA
- the metG gene encoding methionine--tRNA ligase, whose translation MTRQLFVTTALPYANGKFHIGHIMEYIQADIWVRFQRLMGHQVHFVGADDAHGAPIMIAAEKAGKTPQQFVADIAAGRREYLDGFHISFDNWHSTDGPENHELAQSIYRALRDNGLIEVRSIEQFFDPEKGMFLPDRFIKGECPKCGAKDQYGDSCEVCGAVYTPTEVRNPYSALSGATPVLKSSDHYFFKLSDPRCAAYLEQWTHEGGKLQQEVINKVKEWFTKDDEGKGGLGDWDISRDAPYFGIEIPDAPGKYFYVWLDAPIGYLASLKNYFDKGGPRAKYGEARSFDEFIADPAVEQYHFIGKDITYFHTLFWPATLHFSGRKTPNNVFVHGFMTVNNGEKMSKSRGTGLDPLKYLSLGMNAEWLRYYIAAKLNAHVEDVDFNPDDFVSRVNADLVGKYINIASRAAGFLAKRFGGRLSSDLGVDGMSLLETLRAHRDTLTGLYEAREFGKALREVMGLADRVNEYVDANKPWELAKKEGADAVLHDVCSVCIEAFRLLTIYLKPVLPALAAQVESFLQVEPLTFAQAHRALGAHTIGSYQHLMQRVDPKLLDALFEPPAVEAVEPGGEDIAAEIRIDDFSKVDLRIAKIVKAEAVEGSDKLLRLTLDVGEGRTRNVFSGIKGAYKPEDLEGKFIVMVANLAPRKMKFGISEGMVLAASHADEKAQPGLFVLEPHAGATPGMRVR comes from the coding sequence ATGACCCGCCAGCTCTTCGTCACCACCGCCCTGCCCTACGCCAACGGCAAGTTCCACATCGGCCACATCATGGAGTACATCCAGGCCGACATCTGGGTGCGGTTCCAGCGGCTGATGGGCCACCAGGTGCACTTCGTGGGCGCCGACGACGCACACGGCGCGCCGATCATGATCGCCGCCGAAAAGGCCGGCAAGACGCCGCAGCAGTTCGTGGCCGACATCGCCGCCGGCCGCCGCGAATACCTCGACGGCTTCCACATCAGCTTCGACAACTGGCACTCGACCGACGGGCCCGAGAACCACGAGCTGGCGCAGTCGATCTACCGCGCGCTGCGCGACAACGGCCTGATCGAGGTGCGCTCGATCGAGCAGTTCTTCGACCCGGAAAAGGGCATGTTCCTGCCCGACCGCTTCATCAAGGGCGAGTGCCCGAAGTGCGGCGCGAAAGACCAGTACGGCGATTCGTGCGAGGTCTGCGGCGCGGTCTACACGCCCACCGAGGTCAGGAACCCGTACTCGGCGCTCAGCGGCGCCACGCCGGTGCTGAAGTCGAGCGACCACTATTTCTTCAAGCTCAGCGACCCGCGCTGCGCCGCCTACCTGGAGCAGTGGACACACGAGGGCGGCAAGCTGCAGCAGGAGGTCATCAACAAGGTCAAGGAATGGTTCACCAAGGACGATGAGGGCAAGGGCGGCCTGGGCGACTGGGACATCAGCCGCGATGCGCCCTACTTCGGCATCGAGATCCCGGATGCGCCGGGCAAGTACTTCTACGTCTGGCTGGACGCGCCGATCGGCTACCTGGCCTCGCTGAAGAACTATTTCGACAAGGGCGGCCCGCGGGCCAAGTACGGCGAGGCACGTTCGTTCGACGAGTTCATCGCCGACCCGGCGGTGGAGCAGTACCACTTCATCGGCAAGGACATCACCTACTTCCACACCCTGTTCTGGCCGGCGACGCTGCATTTCAGCGGCCGCAAGACGCCCAACAACGTCTTCGTGCACGGCTTCATGACCGTCAACAACGGCGAGAAGATGAGCAAGAGCCGCGGCACCGGGCTCGATCCGCTGAAGTACCTGTCGCTGGGCATGAACGCCGAGTGGCTGCGCTACTACATCGCCGCCAAGCTCAATGCCCACGTGGAAGACGTCGACTTCAACCCGGACGACTTCGTCAGCCGCGTCAACGCCGACCTGGTGGGCAAGTACATCAACATCGCCTCGCGCGCGGCGGGTTTCCTGGCCAAGCGTTTCGGCGGCCGGCTGTCGAGCGACCTCGGCGTCGACGGCATGAGCCTGCTGGAGACGCTGCGCGCGCACCGCGACACCCTCACCGGCCTGTACGAGGCGCGCGAGTTCGGCAAGGCGCTGCGCGAGGTCATGGGCCTGGCGGACCGCGTCAACGAATACGTCGACGCCAACAAGCCCTGGGAGCTGGCCAAGAAGGAAGGCGCCGACGCCGTGCTGCACGACGTCTGCAGCGTCTGCATCGAGGCCTTCCGGCTGCTGACGATCTACCTGAAGCCGGTGCTGCCGGCGCTGGCCGCGCAGGTCGAGTCCTTCCTGCAGGTCGAGCCGCTGACCTTCGCCCAGGCGCACCGGGCGCTGGGTGCGCACACCATCGGCAGCTACCAGCACCTGATGCAGCGCGTCGACCCCAAGCTGCTCGACGCGCTGTTCGAGCCACCCGCGGTCGAGGCGGTCGAGCCCGGTGGCGAGGACATCGCCGCCGAGATCAGGATCGACGACTTCAGCAAGGTGGACCTGCGCATCGCGAAGATCGTCAAGGCCGAGGCGGTCGAAGGCTCCGACAAGCTGCTGCGCCTGACGCTCGACGTCGGTGAAGGCCGCACGAGAAACGTCTTCAGCGGCAT